From one Ochrobactrum vermis genomic stretch:
- a CDS encoding zinc-dependent alcohol dehydrogenase, with product MKAVRLYAAKDLRVETIDPPAVLEPGWVRLKVSAAGICGSDLHNFMTGQWISRSPSVAGHEFAGIVTEIGAGVTGFKPGDTFIADSRYWCGECPSCKSGRHNVCETLGFIGEVCDGGFAEEAALPAHLLVHYDPAINPVVAAMGEPLSVALHAIRKQRIPSGEGVLIVGCGPIGGLAALLLSRLHDGPVLVCDRNDQRADLVSIVTGAIKVSLDKAALEAALDGKPIRYAIDATGNIAVLNATLDVLSGGGSLALVGISHGKIELDPNSLVEREISLIGCHAYQDELHEIATLLPNIEAQLLQLVDREISLDDVPDAYTRLIAGEANGLKTIIRTGM from the coding sequence ATGAAGGCTGTCCGGCTTTATGCAGCGAAGGATTTACGGGTCGAGACCATCGACCCGCCAGCGGTGCTTGAGCCGGGCTGGGTCCGGCTGAAAGTATCGGCCGCAGGTATCTGCGGCTCCGATCTGCATAACTTCATGACCGGGCAGTGGATCAGCCGCTCGCCATCGGTCGCAGGCCACGAATTTGCTGGCATCGTGACTGAAATCGGCGCTGGCGTAACCGGTTTCAAACCCGGCGATACTTTTATCGCCGACTCGCGCTACTGGTGTGGCGAATGCCCGTCCTGCAAAAGCGGCAGGCACAATGTCTGCGAAACACTCGGCTTCATCGGCGAAGTCTGCGACGGCGGCTTTGCCGAGGAGGCAGCGCTTCCGGCCCATCTCCTCGTTCATTACGATCCCGCCATCAATCCCGTGGTCGCCGCCATGGGCGAACCGCTTTCGGTGGCGCTGCACGCCATCCGCAAGCAGCGCATTCCGTCTGGCGAAGGCGTCCTTATCGTGGGTTGCGGGCCAATCGGGGGGCTTGCAGCACTTCTTCTTTCCCGTTTGCATGATGGTCCGGTGCTGGTCTGCGACCGCAACGACCAGCGCGCCGATCTCGTTTCAATTGTCACCGGCGCAATCAAGGTTTCACTCGACAAGGCGGCACTTGAAGCCGCACTCGACGGCAAGCCGATCCGTTACGCCATCGATGCCACCGGCAATATTGCTGTCCTGAACGCCACGCTGGACGTACTTTCCGGCGGCGGCTCACTCGCACTGGTCGGCATATCCCATGGCAAGATCGAGCTTGATCCGAACAGTCTGGTCGAGCGGGAAATCAGCCTGATCGGCTGCCATGCCTATCAAGACGAATTGCATGAAATTGCAACGCTATTGCCCAATATTGAGGCTCAGCTGTTGCAGCTTGTCGACCGGGAAATCTCGCTTGATGACGTTCCGGATGCCTATACCCGGCTGATTGCCGGTGAGGCGAACGGATTGAAAACGATCATACGGACAGGGATGTGA
- the hisD gene encoding histidinol dehydrogenase, whose translation MSDVSFYELAKLDDAERAELLKRSETDLSGFIEKVKPIIEAVRTEGDAALVRFARDLDKAEVDPANIKATEAEFDAAFDKVEKDVIEAIKFGIDNIRHFHEEQKPEAMWLKEMRPGAFAGDRFTPIRSVALYIPRGKGAFPSVTMMTAVPAVVAGVPELAIVTPPTPDGSVDAATLVAARLAGVETVYKVGGAQAVAAVAYGTETVKPALKIVGPGSPWVVAAKRLLGGVIDPGLPAGPSEAVIFADDTVKGGLAALDLLIEAEHGPDSSAWLVTHSRRVAEEALAALPDHWARMTEQRVGFSKTVLTGKYGGIVLTSSVEESYRFINDYAPEHLELLSTDPFAHLGHITEAAEILMGPHTPVVIGNFGLGPNAVLPTSRWARTYGPLSVTDFVKRSSIGYVTASAYPEFAKHARTLARYEGFSSHENAVSEIRKDYL comes from the coding sequence ATGTCCGATGTTTCTTTTTACGAACTGGCAAAACTGGACGATGCCGAGCGCGCTGAACTTCTCAAGCGTTCGGAAACCGACCTGTCCGGCTTCATTGAGAAGGTGAAGCCGATCATCGAAGCCGTTCGCACCGAAGGCGATGCGGCGCTTGTCCGCTTTGCGCGTGATCTCGACAAGGCTGAAGTCGATCCGGCCAATATCAAGGCGACAGAAGCCGAGTTCGATGCCGCCTTCGACAAGGTGGAGAAGGACGTGATCGAGGCCATCAAGTTCGGCATCGACAATATCCGCCATTTCCACGAGGAGCAGAAGCCGGAAGCGATGTGGCTGAAGGAAATGCGTCCCGGCGCTTTTGCAGGCGACCGCTTCACGCCGATCCGTTCCGTCGCGCTCTATATCCCGCGTGGCAAGGGCGCGTTTCCGTCCGTCACCATGATGACAGCCGTTCCGGCTGTGGTTGCTGGCGTGCCGGAACTTGCCATCGTCACCCCGCCGACGCCGGATGGTTCCGTCGATGCCGCAACACTCGTTGCCGCACGTCTGGCCGGTGTCGAAACCGTCTACAAGGTCGGCGGTGCGCAGGCTGTCGCCGCTGTTGCTTACGGCACGGAAACGGTGAAACCGGCGCTCAAGATCGTTGGCCCCGGCAGCCCATGGGTTGTCGCAGCGAAGCGTTTGCTGGGCGGCGTCATCGATCCCGGCCTGCCTGCCGGACCTTCCGAAGCTGTCATTTTCGCCGACGATACGGTGAAGGGCGGACTAGCCGCGCTCGACCTCCTGATCGAGGCGGAACATGGCCCGGATTCATCGGCCTGGCTCGTTACGCATAGCCGCCGTGTTGCTGAGGAAGCGCTGGCCGCATTGCCGGATCATTGGGCGCGCATGACCGAACAGCGCGTCGGCTTCTCCAAAACGGTGCTCACCGGCAAGTATGGTGGCATCGTCCTGACGTCATCAGTTGAGGAAAGCTATCGCTTCATCAACGACTATGCGCCGGAACATCTGGAGCTACTTTCGACCGATCCGTTTGCGCATCTCGGCCATATCACGGAAGCCGCCGAAATCCTGATGGGACCACACACGCCGGTCGTCATCGGCAATTTCGGCCTTGGCCCGAACGCCGTGCTGCCAACCAGCCGCTGGGCGCGCACCTATGGCCCGCTTTCGGTAACCGATTTCGTGAAGCGTTCTTCCATCGGCTACGTGACGGCATCTGCCTATCCGGAATTTGCAAAACACGCCCGCACACTGGCACGTTATGAGGGTTTTTCCTCACACGAGAATGCCGTTTCGGAAATCCGCAAAGACTATCTCTGA
- a CDS encoding ABC transporter permease, protein MTSPLSKSIVIWTFVIAVLVLLSAPTIVVLGASFTSGNMITFPPEGFSFKWYQKIAGTSDLWDAFLRSLYVSFICTIVAIPVGTLAGIALAKYAVRFEKTIQIYLLLPFTIPLIGSGIGLMLIFGHAGILGQLWPVGIAACVINLPFMIWAVTASAANLDADLELAAANCGAGPISTFFFVTLPVVVPGVISGSLLMFILALNEFLVSLLLVDARIVTLPVQIYNSIRSIITPDLAAISVVFIACAAAAIFLLDRLVGLDIFLKSK, encoded by the coding sequence ATGACCTCGCCATTGTCGAAATCCATCGTCATCTGGACGTTTGTAATTGCCGTTCTGGTACTTCTTTCCGCGCCGACCATCGTTGTGCTTGGGGCGTCGTTCACGTCCGGCAACATGATTACCTTCCCGCCGGAAGGGTTTTCGTTCAAATGGTATCAGAAGATCGCCGGAACGAGCGATCTCTGGGACGCTTTTCTACGCTCGCTCTATGTCTCGTTCATCTGCACCATCGTCGCAATTCCCGTCGGAACGCTGGCTGGCATAGCGCTGGCGAAATATGCGGTGCGGTTTGAAAAGACGATCCAGATTTACCTGTTGCTGCCGTTCACCATTCCGCTAATCGGTTCCGGCATCGGTTTGATGCTGATCTTCGGTCATGCCGGTATTCTGGGGCAACTCTGGCCGGTGGGGATTGCAGCCTGCGTCATCAATCTGCCCTTCATGATCTGGGCCGTGACGGCGAGTGCCGCCAATCTCGATGCCGATCTGGAACTTGCCGCCGCCAATTGCGGGGCAGGGCCGATCTCGACATTCTTCTTCGTCACGCTGCCGGTCGTCGTGCCGGGCGTCATCAGCGGCTCGCTGTTGATGTTCATCCTGGCACTGAACGAATTTCTGGTGAGCCTGCTTCTGGTCGATGCGCGCATCGTAACGCTGCCTGTGCAGATCTACAATTCGATCCGGTCCATCATCACGCCCGACCTTGCGGCCATCTCAGTTGTCTTTATCGCCTGTGCCGCTGCCGCCATCTTCCTGCTCGACCGGCTGGTCGGGCTCGACATCTTCCTCAAATCGAAATGA
- a CDS encoding ABC transporter permease translates to MRAARTAYPMTWRIMDALEAIAAILWPARFNRAVPYLMLFPAIVLVGLLVLGLIQIGDTSLRTLDTSTFLMSDYYTLANYKRALTESLFATVAWRSLSGSLIVTAFTLILAFPYAYLMVRTPSTALRKFLLIALFLPFFIGQVVRAYGWLIILGNQGMVNEALGLVGIAPMRLLYNYPAVLFGLIQYMLPFAVLMLAPALTAIPEEMEAAASSLGANWLRTFAHVVLPMARPGLIGAGLVVMTLSLTDFAVPAILGGGSQDFIANAIYDQFFRTSDQGLGATLALLLVGVGSILVGIVFTLFGAGTLAMGRARK, encoded by the coding sequence ATGCGAGCGGCACGCACTGCCTATCCCATGACATGGCGCATCATGGACGCGCTGGAAGCAATCGCAGCCATTTTATGGCCCGCGCGGTTCAACCGCGCCGTGCCCTATCTGATGCTGTTTCCGGCGATTGTTCTGGTCGGGCTGTTGGTGCTGGGTCTGATCCAGATTGGCGATACCAGCCTTCGCACGCTCGACACCTCGACATTCCTGATGTCGGATTATTATACGCTCGCCAATTACAAACGCGCGCTGACGGAAAGCCTTTTTGCGACCGTGGCATGGCGCAGCCTGTCCGGCTCGCTTATCGTGACCGCATTCACGCTCATTCTGGCATTTCCCTATGCCTATCTGATGGTCAGAACGCCTTCGACTGCATTGCGCAAATTTCTGCTGATCGCGCTGTTTCTGCCCTTCTTCATCGGTCAGGTCGTGCGTGCCTATGGCTGGCTCATCATTCTGGGCAATCAAGGGATGGTGAACGAGGCGCTTGGACTTGTCGGCATCGCACCGATGCGGCTGCTCTATAATTATCCGGCAGTTCTGTTCGGTCTCATTCAGTACATGCTGCCATTCGCAGTGCTGATGCTCGCACCGGCGCTGACTGCCATTCCGGAAGAAATGGAAGCTGCGGCAAGCTCGCTCGGTGCAAACTGGCTGCGGACATTCGCCCATGTTGTCCTGCCCATGGCCCGTCCGGGTCTGATCGGCGCGGGGTTGGTGGTAATGACACTGTCGCTCACCGACTTTGCCGTTCCGGCCATTCTGGGCGGCGGATCGCAGGATTTCATCGCCAATGCGATCTATGACCAGTTCTTCCGCACATCCGATCAAGGGCTCGGGGCGACGCTCGCGCTGCTTCTCGTCGGCGTCGGTTCCATTCTCGTGGGGATCGTGTTCACGCTGTTCGGGGCAGGCACGCTTGCCATGGGGAGGGCGCGCAAATGA
- a CDS encoding ABC transporter substrate-binding protein, with the protein MSNLKKPFLILDRRRFLQSAGAFATVAGTTSLGLSRAFAEEPAKPKELIVRAWGGSWVEALKAGVSDPFTAKTGISIRHDLTEDNEIQPKLWAAVAQKRVPPIHVNWDTTTNATKSALRGVTEDLSDLPNLKNTTDLAKPVGLDGYPIVNTYGYVYVLAYRPEAFPDGPPKSWHALLDPKFKGRIALYNDGIGFHFPAQVAGGGKLEDIPGNMQPAWDFIAKVKQQQPLLGEDPDFTTWFQKGEIDLACTISTNAREAQKNGVKIDWTVPEEGAKFDTDGLWIPKGLPEDELYWAKEYINFALTKDAQQVWLDGLGLPGVVPGLTPPADLVNDPAYPTKDEDFKHLIRISAKVQVQNESEWFSKFKAIMQG; encoded by the coding sequence ATGAGCAATCTGAAAAAGCCTTTCCTGATACTTGACCGCCGCCGCTTCCTGCAAAGTGCAGGTGCTTTTGCCACAGTTGCCGGCACAACCTCGCTCGGCCTGTCGCGTGCATTTGCCGAAGAACCGGCAAAGCCCAAGGAGCTGATCGTTCGGGCCTGGGGCGGTAGCTGGGTGGAAGCGCTGAAAGCTGGCGTGTCCGATCCGTTCACCGCTAAGACCGGCATTTCCATCCGTCACGACCTGACGGAAGATAACGAAATCCAGCCGAAACTCTGGGCTGCCGTTGCGCAGAAGCGTGTCCCGCCGATCCACGTCAACTGGGATACGACAACCAATGCGACCAAATCGGCATTGCGCGGCGTGACGGAAGACCTTTCGGATCTGCCTAACCTCAAGAACACCACCGATCTTGCCAAGCCTGTCGGTCTCGATGGCTATCCGATCGTCAACACATATGGCTATGTCTATGTGCTGGCCTATCGTCCGGAAGCCTTCCCCGATGGCCCGCCGAAGTCGTGGCACGCTCTGCTCGATCCGAAGTTCAAGGGCCGCATCGCGCTTTATAACGACGGTATCGGCTTCCATTTCCCGGCACAGGTTGCCGGTGGCGGCAAGCTGGAGGACATTCCGGGCAACATGCAGCCCGCATGGGATTTCATCGCCAAGGTGAAGCAGCAGCAGCCGCTTCTCGGCGAAGACCCGGATTTCACTACCTGGTTCCAGAAGGGCGAAATCGATCTGGCCTGCACCATTTCCACCAATGCACGCGAAGCCCAGAAGAACGGCGTCAAGATCGACTGGACCGTTCCGGAAGAGGGCGCGAAGTTCGACACCGACGGCCTGTGGATTCCGAAGGGCCTGCCGGAGGACGAACTTTACTGGGCTAAGGAATATATCAACTTCGCTCTCACCAAGGATGCGCAGCAGGTCTGGCTCGATGGCCTCGGCCTGCCGGGCGTCGTGCCGGGCCTGACCCCGCCCGCAGATCTGGTGAACGATCCGGCCTATCCGACCAAGGACGAGGATTTCAAGCACCTCATCCGTATTTCGGCAAAGGTGCAGGTGCAGAACGAGAGCGAATGGTTCTCGAAATTCAAGGCCATCATGCAGGGCTGA
- a CDS encoding ABC transporter ATP-binding protein produces MNTTETGTGRKVSNGPAAVSVNNVSMIYNGFHAVRAASFDLAKGRFLTILGPSGSGKTTLLRLIAGFQRPSIGEIFINGEAVSAVPPHKRSIGMVFQKLALFPHMTAAENVAFPLKMRRFDARSIPERVERYLDLVRLNGLGGRRVHELSGGQQQRVAIARALVFEPDLLLLDEPLAALDRKLREEMQLEFRRIQRELGVTTINVTHDQREALVVSDEIIVMDGGEIQQMAQPSETYRNPSNAFVANFIGVTNFISGKASSLDGNLVRVDAGIALVGMTGEGRGTVGSGANVSCAIRAEQIRLGGSAAAHSELDTVLEGIVTDAIFEGERIVYELRVPALGDVLMRVFDHDPIGHSQFTEGETVHLGWNARDLIVFAT; encoded by the coding sequence ATGAATACAACCGAAACCGGAACTGGCCGTAAAGTCTCCAACGGACCGGCTGCCGTATCGGTCAACAATGTCAGCATGATCTATAACGGCTTCCATGCCGTGCGTGCGGCATCTTTCGATCTCGCCAAGGGCCGTTTTCTGACCATTCTCGGGCCATCCGGTTCCGGCAAGACGACGCTTCTCCGCCTCATTGCCGGTTTCCAGCGGCCAAGCATCGGCGAGATCTTCATCAATGGCGAAGCAGTTAGCGCCGTGCCGCCGCACAAGCGCTCCATCGGCATGGTTTTCCAGAAACTCGCGCTGTTTCCGCATATGACGGCAGCCGAAAACGTTGCCTTTCCCCTGAAAATGCGCCGCTTCGATGCACGGTCGATCCCGGAGCGGGTGGAACGCTATCTCGACCTCGTTCGCCTCAATGGCCTTGGCGGGCGGCGTGTGCACGAGCTTTCCGGTGGTCAGCAACAGCGTGTCGCCATCGCGCGTGCTCTGGTTTTCGAACCGGACCTGCTTTTGCTCGACGAACCTCTGGCCGCACTCGACCGCAAGCTGCGCGAGGAAATGCAGCTTGAATTCCGCCGTATCCAGCGGGAACTTGGCGTCACGACCATCAATGTCACCCACGACCAACGCGAAGCGCTCGTCGTATCCGATGAAATCATCGTCATGGATGGCGGTGAAATCCAGCAGATGGCCCAGCCATCCGAAACCTACCGCAACCCCTCAAACGCCTTTGTGGCGAACTTCATCGGCGTCACCAATTTCATTTCCGGCAAGGCATCTTCGCTCGACGGCAATCTTGTGCGGGTCGATGCGGGAATTGCTCTCGTCGGCATGACGGGCGAGGGGCGCGGAACAGTTGGCTCCGGCGCAAACGTCTCCTGTGCCATCCGTGCCGAACAGATCCGTCTTGGGGGCAGTGCGGCAGCACATTCAGAACTCGACACCGTGCTTGAAGGCATCGTTACCGATGCGATCTTCGAAGGCGAACGCATCGTCTATGAATTGCGGGTTCCTGCCTTGGGAGACGTGCTGATGCGCGTCTTCGATCACGATCCTATCGGCCATAGCCAGTTCACAGAAGGCGAGACCGTGCATCTTGGCTGGAATGCCCGCGATCTCATCGTCTTTGCCACCTAG
- a CDS encoding SDR family NAD(P)-dependent oxidoreductase: MQVLSLFDLSGRKALVTGASRGLGQAIAEALASAGADVAITARKSDNLSETASRIAAHGRASAALSLDVRDISACSATVAQAADALGGLDILVNNAGYEEIRPSLEVDEALWDRIVATNLKGAFFCAQAAARQMTESGKGGAIINLCSLTSYVGVPTAAPYGSSKSGLMGMTHALATEWAPSGIRVNGIAPGYFRTAMTDVFYENDDWQKAMLGKIPQGRFGAMEDIAGAVVFLASSASSYVTGQVIPIDGGYLASI, encoded by the coding sequence ATGCAGGTTTTATCGCTTTTCGACCTTAGCGGGCGTAAAGCGCTGGTCACCGGTGCAAGCCGAGGACTGGGACAGGCCATTGCCGAAGCGCTCGCCTCGGCTGGTGCCGACGTCGCCATTACAGCGCGCAAGTCCGACAATCTTTCCGAAACGGCATCCCGTATTGCCGCCCATGGCCGCGCCTCGGCAGCCCTTTCGCTCGATGTACGCGATATCTCCGCCTGCAGTGCCACCGTCGCGCAAGCGGCCGATGCTCTCGGCGGCCTCGATATTCTCGTCAACAATGCGGGCTATGAAGAAATACGCCCCTCGCTTGAGGTGGATGAGGCGCTCTGGGATCGCATCGTTGCAACCAATCTCAAAGGCGCGTTTTTCTGCGCACAGGCCGCTGCCCGCCAGATGACGGAGAGCGGCAAGGGTGGCGCGATCATCAATCTGTGCTCGCTGACCTCCTATGTCGGCGTGCCGACCGCCGCTCCTTACGGTTCTTCCAAATCTGGCCTCATGGGCATGACGCACGCTCTGGCAACAGAATGGGCGCCCTCCGGCATTCGCGTCAACGGCATCGCGCCGGGCTATTTTCGCACTGCCATGACCGATGTGTTTTACGAGAACGACGACTGGCAGAAGGCAATGCTGGGCAAAATTCCGCAGGGTCGTTTCGGCGCCATGGAAGACATTGCGGGCGCTGTGGTGTTCCTGGCAAGCTCAGCGTCATCCTATGTCACGGGGCAGGTTATCCCTATCGACGGCGGTTATCTGGCATCGATCTGA
- a CDS encoding histidinol-phosphate transaminase, protein MAQKNARLGDLIRPEIRGLSPYNAGLTIAEVEAHYHPPAIAKLGSNENPLGPSPKVQALFSGAHDLLRLYPDPSGRELAREIATEFDWPQDSIILGNGSEDLIGVICRTVLRPGDRVVTLYPSFPLHEDYATTMGATVERVEVTPSLEVDVDALVTALAVAPRLVMFANPLNPVGTWLTPEAMQRVIDAVSPETLLVVDEAYAEYAAGDDYPSAAALLRDSGLNWVALRTFSKAYGLAGVRLGFGLVSDPELRGFLDRARTPFNANGIAQAAGLVARRDTDHLAKGIALALRERNRLAAFLGERQIRFAPSKGNFLFIDVKSDSVAFAEKLLRDGVIVKPWKQQGYTTFIRVSVGAPEENDLFMRSFEKASGLA, encoded by the coding sequence ATGGCTCAGAAAAATGCCCGGCTTGGTGATCTGATTCGGCCTGAAATCCGTGGTCTCAGCCCCTATAATGCCGGTCTCACCATTGCCGAAGTGGAGGCGCATTATCATCCCCCGGCGATAGCAAAACTGGGCTCCAACGAAAACCCGCTCGGACCTTCGCCAAAGGTGCAGGCACTCTTTTCCGGCGCTCATGATCTGCTGCGGCTTTACCCTGATCCGTCGGGACGCGAACTGGCGCGGGAAATCGCGACGGAGTTCGATTGGCCGCAGGACAGCATCATTCTCGGCAACGGATCGGAAGACCTGATCGGCGTGATCTGCCGCACTGTTTTGCGGCCCGGCGACCGGGTGGTCACACTTTACCCATCCTTTCCGCTGCATGAGGACTATGCGACGACGATGGGCGCGACCGTCGAGCGGGTTGAAGTGACGCCGTCGCTTGAGGTCGATGTGGATGCGCTGGTGACAGCGCTTGCGGTCGCTCCGCGTCTCGTCATGTTCGCAAATCCGCTCAATCCGGTTGGAACCTGGCTGACACCGGAAGCGATGCAGCGCGTTATCGATGCTGTTTCGCCGGAAACGTTGCTGGTCGTGGACGAAGCCTATGCGGAATATGCAGCCGGTGACGATTATCCGTCTGCCGCTGCACTTCTGCGCGACAGCGGTCTCAACTGGGTGGCGCTGCGCACTTTCTCCAAGGCTTACGGGCTGGCCGGAGTCCGTCTGGGGTTCGGGCTTGTCAGCGATCCGGAGCTACGTGGGTTTCTGGACCGCGCCCGCACACCTTTCAACGCCAATGGCATTGCGCAGGCGGCCGGGCTGGTTGCGCGCCGCGACACAGACCATCTTGCAAAAGGTATCGCGCTTGCGCTCCGTGAGCGGAACCGGTTGGCTGCTTTTCTGGGCGAGCGGCAAATCCGTTTCGCGCCCTCCAAGGGGAATTTTCTGTTCATCGACGTGAAGTCGGATTCCGTTGCATTTGCCGAAAAGCTCCTGCGGGACGGTGTCATCGTGAAGCCCTGGAAACAACAGGGTTACACGACCTTCATTCGCGTCAGTGTCGGAGCACCGGAAGAGAATGATCTTTTCATGCGCTCTTTCGAAAAGGCCTCCGGGCTGGCCTAA
- the alkB gene encoding DNA oxidative demethylase AlkB, with product MKDLFDPIEPREVLAPGAVLLRGFALPSEDAVLKAVADVSASAPFRHMTTPGGYRMSVAMTNCGEFGWVTDRTGYRYSTDDPETGQLWPAMPDAFHVLAQSAASEAGYPDFAPDACLINRYEPGAKLSLHQDKDEQDFNNPIVSVSLGLPATFQFGGLKRTDPIAKYILHHGDVVVWGGPSRLYYHGILALKRGEHEKLGQFRLNLTFRKSR from the coding sequence ATGAAAGACCTTTTCGATCCGATTGAACCGCGTGAAGTCCTGGCACCCGGAGCCGTGCTTCTGCGCGGCTTCGCACTTCCGAGTGAAGACGCTGTTCTTAAAGCGGTGGCTGACGTTTCTGCCTCGGCACCGTTCCGTCACATGACCACGCCCGGCGGATATCGCATGTCGGTTGCGATGACGAATTGCGGAGAGTTTGGCTGGGTCACGGACCGGACCGGCTATCGTTACAGTACCGACGATCCGGAAACCGGCCAGTTATGGCCAGCGATGCCGGATGCTTTTCACGTGCTTGCGCAAAGTGCTGCCAGCGAAGCCGGTTACCCCGATTTTGCGCCGGATGCCTGCCTGATCAACCGTTATGAACCGGGCGCGAAACTTTCACTGCATCAGGACAAGGATGAACAGGATTTCAACAATCCGATTGTTTCGGTTTCGCTTGGCCTGCCCGCAACTTTCCAGTTCGGCGGATTGAAGCGAACCGACCCGATTGCGAAATATATCCTGCATCATGGTGATGTCGTTGTGTGGGGTGGGCCGTCACGACTTTACTATCATGGCATACTCGCCCTGAAGCGGGGCGAGCATGAAAAACTGGGTCAGTTTCGCCTCAATTTGACGTTCAGAAAATCGCGCTGA
- the rhaI gene encoding L-rhamnose catabolism isomerase: MSEQRIAADFIAEHNSGFEKALNSDYQALGAQLARRGIEIDTITDKVASYFVAVPSWGTGTGGTRFGRFPGGGEPRGIFDKLDDCAVINELSRATPNVSLHIPWDKADPKKLKAHAAALGLGFDAMNSNTFSDAADQKLSYKYGSLTHVDAAVRSQAVEHNIECIEIGKAIGSKALTVWLSDGSNFPGQQNFTRAFERYLASMGEIYKALPDDWRLFSEHKMYEPAFYSTVVQDWGTNYLIASTLGPKAQCLVDLGHHAPNTNIEMIVARLMQFGKLGGFHFNDSKYGDDDLDAGSIDPYRLFLVFNELVDAEYRGVKDFNPAHMIDQSHNVTDPLESLISSANEIRRAYAQALLVDREALETYQQENDALMASDTLKRAYRTDVEPILAEARRRTGGAIEPIAAYRASGYRQKVAKERPESKSDGGAFN; the protein is encoded by the coding sequence ATGTCCGAGCAACGCATTGCGGCGGATTTTATCGCCGAGCATAATTCCGGTTTCGAAAAGGCGCTGAACAGCGATTATCAGGCGCTGGGCGCACAGCTGGCGCGTCGCGGTATCGAGATCGACACCATCACCGACAAGGTGGCAAGTTATTTCGTCGCCGTGCCTTCCTGGGGCACGGGCACGGGCGGCACCCGTTTCGGTCGCTTTCCGGGTGGCGGCGAGCCGCGTGGTATTTTCGACAAGCTGGACGATTGCGCCGTTATCAACGAGCTTTCGCGCGCAACGCCGAATGTCTCGCTGCATATTCCGTGGGACAAGGCAGATCCGAAGAAGCTGAAAGCCCACGCCGCAGCGCTGGGCCTCGGCTTCGACGCCATGAATTCCAACACGTTTTCAGACGCTGCCGATCAGAAACTGTCCTACAAGTACGGATCGCTCACCCATGTCGATGCGGCGGTGCGGTCGCAGGCAGTCGAGCACAACATCGAATGCATCGAGATCGGAAAAGCCATAGGTTCCAAAGCCTTGACCGTATGGCTAAGCGACGGGTCCAATTTCCCCGGTCAGCAGAATTTCACCCGCGCCTTCGAGCGCTATCTGGCTTCCATGGGCGAAATCTACAAGGCGCTGCCTGACGACTGGCGCCTGTTCTCCGAGCATAAAATGTATGAACCGGCCTTCTATTCGACGGTGGTTCAGGACTGGGGCACAAATTATCTCATCGCCTCGACGCTTGGTCCCAAGGCGCAATGTCTGGTCGATCTCGGCCATCATGCGCCCAACACCAATATCGAGATGATCGTGGCGCGGCTGATGCAGTTCGGCAAGCTCGGCGGCTTCCATTTCAACGACAGCAAATATGGCGATGACGATCTCGATGCCGGTTCCATCGATCCCTATCGATTGTTCCTTGTTTTCAATGAGTTGGTGGATGCGGAATATCGCGGCGTGAAGGATTTTAATCCGGCGCATATGATCGATCAGTCGCACAATGTCACCGATCCGCTGGAAAGCCTGATCTCATCTGCCAATGAAATCCGTCGCGCTTATGCGCAGGCGCTGCTGGTGGACCGCGAGGCGCTGGAAACCTATCAGCAGGAAAACGACGCGCTGATGGCGTCCGATACGCTGAAACGCGCCTATCGCACCGATGTAGAGCCGATATTGGCCGAAGCGCGTCGACGCACCGGCGGGGCGATCGAGCCGATTGCCGCCTATCGCGCCAGCGGCTATCGCCAGAAGGTCGCAAAGGAACGCCCGGAAAGCAAAAGCGACGGTGGGGCATTTAACTGA